One segment of candidate division WOR-3 bacterium DNA contains the following:
- the nadA gene encoding quinolinate synthase, with protein sequence MNSPSDSANLKSAIRNLKSAAGAVILAHNYQVPDIYDVADFIGDSLELARQARTVRSRLIVFCGVRFMAETAKLVNPETRVVLAAPDAGCQMADMVTAEALRARKSELGDVTTVAYVNTPAEVKAESDICCTSANAVRVVKSLPADQRILFVPDRHLAAYVAREAGRPLLDSRLPIPDSRLSPAGIIPWEGFCYVHASFRAADVERARKEHPDAFVVVHPECPLEAIDAADAAASTSGMVRLAREHGAIVLGTEAGMCDRVRRDLPQVRCWPLRRSALCRNMKLTRLEDVQAALEGAMPEIDVSAEAAGRARRALDRMMEVPGR encoded by the coding sequence ATGAACTCGCCATCCGACTCCGCTAATCTGAAATCCGCAATCCGCAATCTGAAATCCGCTGCCGGCGCCGTTATCCTCGCCCACAATTACCAGGTTCCGGACATCTACGACGTCGCCGACTTCATCGGCGACTCGCTGGAACTCGCCCGGCAGGCGCGGACGGTGAGATCCCGGCTGATCGTCTTCTGCGGCGTCCGCTTCATGGCTGAGACGGCGAAGCTGGTCAATCCCGAAACCCGGGTGGTTCTGGCCGCCCCGGACGCAGGCTGCCAGATGGCGGACATGGTCACGGCCGAGGCGCTGCGTGCGCGGAAGAGCGAACTGGGTGATGTGACCACTGTCGCTTACGTCAACACCCCGGCCGAAGTCAAGGCTGAATCCGACATCTGCTGCACGTCGGCCAACGCGGTCAGGGTCGTGAAATCCCTGCCCGCCGACCAGCGCATCCTCTTCGTTCCTGACCGCCATCTTGCCGCCTACGTCGCCCGCGAGGCCGGACGTCCCCTGCTCGATTCCCGACTCCCGATTCCTGACTCCCGACTCTCGCCCGCCGGGATCATTCCCTGGGAGGGATTCTGCTATGTGCACGCCTCCTTCCGGGCAGCCGATGTGGAACGAGCCCGCAAGGAACATCCCGACGCCTTCGTCGTCGTTCACCCCGAATGCCCGCTCGAGGCAATTGACGCGGCCGACGCGGCTGCCTCGACCTCGGGCATGGTCCGTTTGGCGCGGGAGCATGGAGCAATCGTGCTCGGTACCGAAGCCGGCATGTGCGACCGGGTCCGTCGCGATCTGCCGCAGGTCAGGTGCTGGCCCCTGCGCCGGTCCGCGCTCTGCAGGAACATGAAGCTGACCCGGCTGGAAGATGTCCAGGCCGCACTGGAAGGCGCGATGCCGGAGATCGACGTGTCCGCGGAAGCCGCCGGCCGCGCGCGCCGCGCGCTTGACCGCATGATGGAAGTCCCTGGTCGATAG
- a CDS encoding DUF488 domain-containing protein, translating into MKVFTIGTDHRTHFDFARLLVKYGIEVLFDVRRTPESREDYFRRDGLQALAAGQGIDYIFMGNELGGPCDDGRGQWTDSDEFKRGIDIIRSKAAKRACCVLCAERTPENCHRLSIAEHLAKQDIEVVHIIDENSVWTPPPRRPSPPAPRPNLRSTHAGRGRWRRPGPRR; encoded by the coding sequence ATGAAAGTCTTTACCATCGGCACGGACCACCGGACCCACTTCGACTTTGCCCGGCTGCTCGTGAAGTACGGGATCGAGGTGCTCTTCGACGTCCGCCGCACTCCGGAGTCGCGCGAGGACTACTTCCGCCGCGACGGACTGCAGGCTCTGGCTGCCGGCCAGGGTATCGACTACATCTTCATGGGCAACGAGCTGGGCGGGCCATGCGACGACGGCCGCGGACAATGGACGGACAGCGATGAGTTCAAGCGGGGCATAGACATCATTCGCAGCAAAGCCGCCAAGCGGGCGTGCTGCGTCCTCTGCGCCGAGCGGACGCCGGAGAACTGCCACCGCCTGTCAATCGCCGAGCACCTGGCCAAACAGGACATCGAGGTCGTTCACATCATCGACGAGAATTCGGTCTGGACTCCGCCGCCGCGTCGTCCGTCACCACCGGCTCCCCGCCCGAACCTTCGCTCCACTCACGCCGGTCGTGGTCGCTGGCGCCGTCCCGGCCCGCGTCGATGA